The genomic stretch CGACCCCGACACCGGCCTGGAATACAACGGCAACAACCTCGACAGCCTGTTCGCCCAACGCAGCAATCTGTTGTCGCCAGGGTTCTGGGGCATGCTGCGTGACATCCTGCGTTTCAATAAGGAAGCCCGGCGCGACCTCGCCGAACAGCGGATAACCACTGACACCACGCTGGACGATTACCTCAAGGCCGGCGGCTACGGCGAGCGCTTCATCCTGCATTACATCGTGCCGATGGGCGCGGCGATCTGGTCGATGCCCATGGCCCAGATGCTGAATTTTCCGTTGCAGTTCTTCGTGCGGTTCTTCGAGAACCACGGTTTGTTGTCGGTCAGCAATCGTCCGCAATGGCGAGTGATCGAGGGCGGCTCGAGTGCTTACATCGCGCCGCTGACCGAGTCTTTCAAAGAACGGATCCGCGTGAACTGTCCGGTAAACCGGATCGATCGCAACGAACACGGCGTGGTTATCCACAGCCCCGCCGACATCGAACACTTCGACAAAGTCGTGCTGGCCTGCCACAGCGATCAGGCATTGCGTCTGCTGGCCAATCCCGGCAGTGCCGAGCGGGAGATTCTCGGTGCCCTGCCCTACGCCGACAACGAAGTGGTGCTGCACACCGACACCCGCCTGTTGCCGACGCGCAAACGGGCCTGGGCCAGCTGGAACTATCGCCTCGGCGGGGCCGGCCATACCCAGGCGGCCGTCACTTACGACATGAATATCCTGCAAGGCATCCAGAGCGACGCCACGTTCTGCGTCAGCCTCAACCAGAGCGCCGGCATCAGCCCGTCCAAAGTGCTTGCCCGTTTCACCTATGCCCATCCGCAATTCAGCCTCGCAGCGGTGGCGGCACAACAGCGCTGGGCCGAACTCGACGGAGCACAACACACCCATTATTGCGGCGCCTATTGGGCCAACGGTTTTCATGAGGACGGCGTGGTCAGCGCTTTACGCGTGGCCGCCGCGTTCGGAGAAAGCCTGTGAACAGCGCGCTCTACAGCGGCTGGATCGCCCATCGGCGATTCGCTCCGCGCCGTCATGAATTCCGCTACCGGATCGGGCTGATCTATCTCGACCTGACTGAACAGGACGCCGTGCTGAACCTGTCGCCCTTGGCGGGCGCGAACCGGTTTGCCCCGTTCTCATTTCGCGAGACCGACTACCTCAAGACCTTCACCGGTCGTGGTGTGCGGCTGATCGATGCCGTGCGCCTGCTGGTCGGTGAGGCCCTCGGTCACGAGCCGCAGGGTTCGATCTGCCTGTTGACCCAGCCGCGCAGTTGGGGCCTGGCATTCAACCCGGTGAGTTTCTTTTACTGCCACG from Pseudomonas allokribbensis encodes the following:
- a CDS encoding NAD(P)/FAD-dependent oxidoreductase; this encodes MNIAIVGSGIAGLTCAYLLNRRHDVTVFEAGDRVGGHTHTVKVTVDGRDYAVDTGFIVFNDWTYPNFIRLLGQLGVTAKATEMSFSVTDPDTGLEYNGNNLDSLFAQRSNLLSPGFWGMLRDILRFNKEARRDLAEQRITTDTTLDDYLKAGGYGERFILHYIVPMGAAIWSMPMAQMLNFPLQFFVRFFENHGLLSVSNRPQWRVIEGGSSAYIAPLTESFKERIRVNCPVNRIDRNEHGVVIHSPADIEHFDKVVLACHSDQALRLLANPGSAEREILGALPYADNEVVLHTDTRLLPTRKRAWASWNYRLGGAGHTQAAVTYDMNILQGIQSDATFCVSLNQSAGISPSKVLARFTYAHPQFSLAAVAAQQRWAELDGAQHTHYCGAYWANGFHEDGVVSALRVAAAFGESL